A single window of Streptomyces cathayae DNA harbors:
- a CDS encoding phage holin family protein translates to MKNFVVKTIANAAALAVAVWLIDKITLTGDSTGKEIGTLILVALLFGVVNFLVKPVVQLLSLPLLILTLGLFTLVVNALMLLLTSWLADQFDLSFHVEGFWTAVLGGLVISVVSWALNVVLPDGD, encoded by the coding sequence ATGAAGAATTTCGTAGTCAAGACGATCGCCAACGCCGCTGCCCTCGCGGTGGCGGTGTGGCTGATCGACAAGATCACCCTCACAGGTGACAGCACGGGCAAGGAAATCGGCACCCTCATACTCGTGGCGTTGCTCTTCGGCGTGGTGAACTTCCTGGTCAAGCCGGTCGTGCAGCTCCTGAGCCTCCCGTTGCTCATCCTGACGCTCGGGTTGTTCACCCTGGTGGTGAACGCGCTGATGCTGCTGCTCACCTCCTGGCTGGCCGACCAGTTCGACCTGAGCTTCCATGTGGAGGGCTTCTGGACGGCCGTGCTGGGCGGTCTGGTCATCTCGGTCGTCTCCTGGGCCCTCAACGTCGTTCTGCCCGACGGGGACTGA
- a CDS encoding cystathionine gamma-lyase has protein sequence MSDSTTDGGCGTDPRGPFTGDGTRAVRAGLPESVKHEPTLPGPVFAAHFHLPGDPTGPYTYGRDENPTWTLLEQAIGELEAPGQDGAETLVFASGMAAISSVLFSQLRAGDTVVLPDDGYQVLPLVRTQLEAYGIEVRTAPTGGDAQLDVLDGARLLWIETPSNPGLDVCDVRRLAEAAHARGALVAVDNTLATPLGQRPLELGADFAVASGTKQLTGHGDILLGYVVGRDAEAMAAVRRWRKIVGAIPGPMEAWLAHRSIATLQLRVDRQNATALTLAQALRERTEVTGLRYPGLPDDPSHRVASQQMRRFGCVVSFTLPTRARADRFLDALRLVDAATSFGGVRSTAERRGRWGGDAVPEGFIRFSVGAEDPADLVADVLHALDETAA, from the coding sequence ATGAGCGATTCCACGACGGACGGCGGCTGCGGGACGGACCCGAGAGGGCCCTTCACCGGTGACGGCACCCGCGCGGTGCGGGCCGGACTGCCCGAGTCGGTCAAGCACGAACCGACCCTGCCCGGCCCCGTCTTCGCCGCCCATTTCCACCTGCCCGGCGACCCCACCGGCCCCTACACCTACGGCCGGGACGAGAACCCCACATGGACGCTGCTGGAGCAGGCCATCGGAGAGCTGGAGGCCCCGGGGCAGGACGGCGCCGAGACCCTGGTGTTCGCCTCGGGCATGGCCGCGATCTCCTCGGTGCTCTTCTCGCAGCTGCGCGCCGGGGACACGGTCGTCCTGCCGGACGACGGCTATCAGGTGCTGCCCCTGGTGCGCACCCAGCTGGAGGCGTACGGCATCGAGGTGCGTACCGCGCCGACCGGCGGCGACGCCCAGCTCGACGTCCTCGACGGCGCGCGGCTGTTGTGGATCGAGACACCGTCGAACCCCGGGCTCGACGTGTGCGACGTGCGGCGACTCGCGGAAGCAGCACATGCGCGCGGCGCACTGGTCGCCGTCGACAACACTCTCGCGACACCGCTCGGCCAGCGCCCGCTGGAGCTCGGTGCCGACTTCGCCGTGGCCAGCGGAACCAAACAGCTCACCGGCCACGGAGACATCCTCCTGGGGTACGTCGTCGGCCGCGACGCCGAGGCGATGGCCGCCGTGCGTCGCTGGCGCAAGATCGTCGGTGCCATCCCCGGCCCCATGGAGGCATGGCTCGCGCACCGCTCGATCGCCACACTCCAGTTGCGGGTCGACCGGCAGAACGCCACCGCGCTGACGCTCGCTCAAGCCCTTCGGGAGCGGACCGAGGTGACGGGACTGCGCTATCCGGGGCTGCCGGACGATCCCTCGCACCGGGTCGCCTCGCAGCAGATGCGACGCTTCGGGTGCGTGGTGTCCTTCACACTGCCCACGCGCGCGCGTGCGGACCGTTTCCTCGACGCGCTGCGGCTCGTGGACGCCGCGACCAGCTTCGGCGGCGTGCGGTCCACGGCCGAGCGGCGCGGCCGCTGGGGCGGGGACGCGGTTCCGGAGGGCTTCATCCGTTTCTCCGTCGGCGCCGAGGATCCGGCCGACCTGGTGGCGGACGTACTGCACGCACTGGACGAAACGGCCGCCTGA
- a CDS encoding YibE/F family protein, giving the protein MTSTQHPPYPPPDPPLGSGARNGGGRGREPAVGNNMGRGDGPGSGDWFGRGPGAGHPGQEQGRRDAGAGQAQDHGRGPESGGGRPDRGPDGGGHGGHGGGHSGPPPGGDGHDHGPDSGSGHGHPHGHSHSHGPAAPVSKHLRKVIAAILIPFTAAVLIGLVVLWPGGAPGHERTGVGFDRQTQQATVTKVVEVSCSSVNASGGVPTGDTSTAEGSSAQQQADGTCKRATIRVDSGNDQGRTFTEIVQPDQSRQLSEGQEVVVAYEPSAPKDLQYSVTDVNRRLPLTLLAGIFAVAVVAVGRLRGVMALIALAVSFLVLNFFILPAILQGSNPLVVAVVGASAIMLQALYLCHGLSARTSVAVLGTLVSLLLIGVLGSVFIDWAALTGNTDDNTGLIHGLYPDIDMSGLLLAGVIIGSLGVLDDVTVTQTSSVWELHEAKPSMGWRELYRAGIRIGRDHIASVVNTLVLAYAGAALPLLLLFSIAQSSVGTVANSELVAEEIVRTLVGSIGLVAAVPVTTALAALVVSADRTAAQTPKESARAAPARGGRGRRRKR; this is encoded by the coding sequence GTGACCTCGACGCAACATCCCCCGTACCCACCGCCCGACCCCCCCCTCGGCTCCGGCGCTCGAAACGGCGGCGGCCGTGGCAGAGAGCCCGCCGTCGGCAACAACATGGGCCGGGGGGACGGCCCCGGCTCCGGAGACTGGTTCGGGCGCGGTCCCGGCGCCGGCCACCCGGGACAGGAGCAGGGGCGGCGGGATGCGGGAGCGGGACAAGCGCAGGACCACGGCCGGGGCCCGGAGTCGGGTGGCGGCCGCCCCGACCGTGGCCCGGACGGCGGCGGTCACGGCGGCCACGGCGGTGGCCACAGCGGCCCCCCTCCGGGCGGCGACGGACACGATCACGGCCCGGACTCCGGCAGCGGGCACGGCCACCCGCACGGGCACAGTCACAGTCACGGCCCCGCCGCCCCCGTCTCGAAGCACCTGCGCAAGGTCATCGCGGCAATCCTCATCCCGTTCACCGCGGCGGTGCTGATCGGCCTCGTCGTGCTGTGGCCGGGCGGTGCACCGGGGCACGAGCGCACCGGTGTCGGTTTCGACCGGCAGACGCAGCAGGCCACGGTCACCAAGGTGGTCGAGGTGAGCTGTTCCTCCGTCAACGCTTCCGGAGGCGTCCCGACCGGCGACACCTCGACGGCCGAGGGCTCCTCCGCGCAACAGCAGGCGGACGGTACGTGCAAGCGAGCGACGATCCGGGTCGACAGCGGCAATGACCAGGGCCGCACGTTCACCGAGATCGTGCAGCCGGACCAGTCCCGTCAGCTGAGCGAGGGTCAGGAGGTCGTGGTCGCCTACGAACCTTCCGCCCCGAAGGACCTGCAGTACTCGGTCACCGACGTGAACCGGCGTCTCCCCTTGACCCTGCTCGCCGGTATCTTCGCGGTCGCCGTCGTGGCCGTCGGACGGCTGCGCGGCGTGATGGCACTGATCGCGCTGGCGGTCAGCTTCCTGGTGCTGAACTTCTTCATCCTGCCCGCCATTCTGCAGGGATCCAACCCCCTGGTCGTGGCGGTGGTGGGGGCGAGCGCCATCATGCTGCAGGCCCTGTATCTCTGTCACGGACTGTCGGCGCGCACGTCCGTGGCGGTGCTCGGCACTCTGGTCTCGCTGCTGTTGATCGGCGTTCTGGGCTCGGTCTTCATCGACTGGGCCGCGCTGACCGGCAACACCGACGACAACACCGGTCTGATCCACGGCCTGTACCCCGACATCGACATGAGCGGCCTGTTGCTGGCCGGCGTCATCATCGGGTCGCTCGGTGTGCTCGATGATGTGACGGTCACCCAGACATCGTCCGTCTGGGAACTGCACGAGGCCAAACCGTCGATGGGCTGGCGGGAGCTGTACCGCGCGGGCATCCGCATCGGCCGGGATCACATCGCGTCCGTGGTCAACACTCTCGTTCTCGCCTACGCGGGCGCCGCGTTGCCGTTGCTGCTGCTGTTCTCCATCGCGCAGAGCAGTGTGGGAACGGTCGCCAACAGCGAGCTGGTAGCGGAGGAGATCGTGCGTACACTGGTCGGCTCGATCGGTCTGGTGGCCGCGGTGCCGGTCACCACGGCTCTGGCCGCCCTGGTGGTCTCGGCCGACCGTACGGCGGCGCAGACACCCAAGGAGAGCGCCCGGGCGGCTCCGGCGCGGGGCGGGAGGGGCCGGCGCCGGAAGCGGTGA
- a CDS encoding low molecular weight protein-tyrosine-phosphatase, with product MTYRVCFVCTGNICRSPMAEAVFRARVAEAGLDGTVEVDSAGTHGWHEGGGADPRAVAVLEENGYAADHTARRFDPSWFARLDLVVALDTGHLEALRRLAPTPQDAAKVRLLRSYDPEAGDDLDIPDPYYGGADGFVACLEMVEAAGTGLLTAVREQTEGRSV from the coding sequence TTGACGTACCGCGTCTGTTTCGTCTGCACCGGCAACATCTGCCGTTCCCCGATGGCCGAAGCCGTCTTCCGCGCGCGTGTCGCGGAGGCCGGCCTCGACGGCACGGTCGAGGTGGACAGCGCCGGCACCCACGGCTGGCACGAGGGCGGCGGCGCCGATCCCCGCGCGGTGGCCGTCCTGGAGGAGAACGGCTACGCCGCGGACCACACGGCCCGGCGGTTCGACCCGTCGTGGTTCGCCCGTCTCGATCTCGTCGTCGCGCTCGACACGGGCCACCTCGAAGCACTGCGCCGCCTGGCACCCACCCCACAGGACGCGGCCAAAGTGCGCCTGCTGCGCTCGTACGACCCCGAAGCGGGCGATGATCTCGACATACCGGACCCGTACTACGGAGGTGCGGACGGCTTCGTCGCATGTCTTGAGATGGTGGAGGCGGCCGGTACCGGGCTGCTCACCGCGGTACGCGAGCAGACGGAAGGACGATCGGTATGA
- a CDS encoding DUF5326 family protein has product MREIFTGLPWWVKWIAVPVIALVVFGGLIASVVGFVIGLLFKVLVFAALVGGLIYVVRKFTSSSSSRGDW; this is encoded by the coding sequence ATGCGAGAGATCTTCACGGGACTGCCGTGGTGGGTGAAGTGGATCGCGGTGCCGGTCATCGCCCTGGTCGTGTTCGGGGGGCTGATAGCGAGCGTGGTCGGCTTCGTGATCGGGCTGCTCTTCAAGGTGCTGGTGTTCGCCGCCCTGGTCGGCGGACTCATCTACGTCGTACGGAAGTTCACGTCGAGTTCATCGTCGCGCGGCGACTGGTGA
- the thiC gene encoding phosphomethylpyrimidine synthase ThiC: protein MTNKDARTPASTQNPTETSEQKEAGKSIGWHKAYVEGSRPDLRVPVRQVHLTNGQSVTLYDTSGPYTDPLVDTDVRRGLTPLRENWIIARGDTEEYPGRPVRPEDDGIKHTSPRGGLRNLDAVFPGRPRQPRRGRAGEAVTQLAYARRGEITPEMEYVAIRENVSPEFVREEIAAGRAVLPANVNHPETEPMVIGKRFLVKVNANIGNSAVTSSIEEEVEKMTWATRWGADTVMDLSTGRNIHTTREWVLRNSPVPIGTVPLYQALEKVDGRAEELTWEIYKDTVIEQAEQGVDYMTVHAGVRLEYVPLTAHRKTGIVSRGGSIMAAWCLAHHKESFLYENFEELCEILAAYDVTYSLGDGLRPGSVADANDQAQFAELHTLGELNRIARRLNVQTMIEGPGHVPMHKIKENIDLQQEICDEAPFYTLGPLTTDVAPAYDHITSGIGAAMIAWWGTAMLCYVTPKEHLGLPNRDDVKTGVITYKIAAHAADLAKGHPGAQEWDDALSDARFEFRWEDQFNLALDPDTAREFHDETLPAEPAKTAHFCSMCGPKFCSMKISQSITERFGGTSPEGASAEEIAEGMLQKSKEFAEAGNRVYLPLTD, encoded by the coding sequence ATGACCAACAAGGACGCACGCACGCCTGCCTCCACACAGAACCCGACGGAGACGTCGGAGCAGAAGGAGGCCGGGAAGTCCATCGGCTGGCACAAGGCGTACGTCGAGGGCTCGCGCCCCGATCTGCGGGTGCCGGTCCGTCAGGTGCACCTCACCAACGGCCAGTCGGTCACGCTGTACGACACCTCGGGCCCGTACACCGATCCCCTGGTCGACACCGATGTACGCAGGGGGCTGACGCCGCTGCGGGAGAACTGGATCATCGCGCGCGGCGACACCGAGGAGTACCCGGGCCGTCCCGTCCGTCCCGAGGACGACGGGATCAAGCACACCTCGCCGCGCGGCGGCCTGCGCAACCTCGACGCGGTGTTCCCGGGCCGGCCCCGTCAGCCGCGCCGCGGCCGCGCGGGTGAGGCGGTCACACAGCTGGCGTACGCACGCCGCGGCGAGATCACGCCCGAGATGGAGTACGTGGCCATCCGGGAGAACGTGTCACCGGAGTTCGTGCGTGAGGAGATCGCGGCAGGCCGCGCGGTGCTGCCCGCCAACGTCAACCATCCGGAGACCGAGCCGATGGTCATCGGCAAGCGGTTCCTGGTGAAGGTCAACGCCAACATCGGGAACTCCGCGGTGACCTCCTCCATCGAGGAGGAGGTGGAGAAGATGACCTGGGCGACCCGCTGGGGTGCCGACACGGTCATGGACCTGTCCACCGGCCGCAATATCCACACCACCCGGGAGTGGGTGCTGCGCAACTCCCCCGTCCCCATCGGCACCGTGCCGCTCTACCAGGCGTTGGAGAAGGTCGACGGCAGGGCCGAGGAACTGACCTGGGAGATCTACAAGGACACGGTGATCGAGCAGGCCGAGCAGGGCGTGGACTACATGACGGTTCATGCGGGCGTACGGCTGGAGTATGTGCCGCTGACCGCCCACCGCAAGACGGGCATCGTCTCGCGGGGTGGCTCGATCATGGCGGCGTGGTGTCTGGCGCACCACAAGGAGTCGTTCCTGTACGAGAACTTCGAGGAACTCTGCGAGATCCTCGCGGCGTACGACGTCACGTACTCGCTCGGCGACGGGCTCCGGCCGGGGTCGGTCGCGGACGCCAACGACCAGGCCCAGTTCGCCGAGTTGCACACACTCGGGGAACTCAACCGGATCGCGAGGCGTTTGAATGTGCAGACCATGATCGAGGGCCCGGGACATGTCCCGATGCACAAGATCAAGGAGAACATCGACCTTCAGCAGGAGATCTGCGATGAAGCCCCGTTCTATACGCTCGGCCCGCTGACGACGGACGTCGCGCCCGCGTACGACCACATCACCTCCGGCATCGGTGCCGCGATGATCGCCTGGTGGGGCACCGCCATGCTCTGTTACGTCACACCCAAGGAACATCTCGGCCTGCCCAACCGCGATGACGTCAAGACCGGTGTCATCACCTACAAGATCGCCGCCCATGCCGCCGACCTGGCCAAGGGACATCCGGGTGCGCAGGAGTGGGACGACGCGTTGTCCGACGCGCGCTTCGAGTTCCGTTGGGAGGACCAGTTCAACCTCGCCCTCGACCCGGACACGGCACGGGAGTTCCACGACGAGACCCTTCCGGCAGAGCCCGCCAAGACCGCACACTTCTGCTCGATGTGCGGGCCGAAGTTCTGCTCCATGAAGATCAGCCAGAGCATCACGGAGCGGTTCGGCGGTACCTCGCCGGAGGGCGCCTCGGCCGAGGAGATCGCCGAGGGGATGCTGCAGAAGTCGAAGGAGTTCGCGGAGGCGGGCAACCGCGTGTACCTGCCGCTGACGGACTGA
- a CDS encoding IclR family transcriptional regulator, whose protein sequence is MQRAMRLLESVAGHEHGAPAKQLARETGLALPTAYHLLRTLVHEGYLRRDKGLFFLGAAAERLSSSGAPQKRRSTVVDALARWRDAVGAPVYYAVYREGEIDLVCVSDTPGNPAVQEWADFRETGHAHAIGQCLLSQLGEAARRDHLDRFPVQPVTPYTVRDGHGLLRRLERTRRMEPVIERQEYALGTVCAAIPITAGTTAATVAVSLPAHQADRLLPAAQRLQAEVGRLLGPLGLSITI, encoded by the coding sequence GTGCAGCGCGCGATGCGTCTGCTCGAATCCGTCGCCGGACATGAGCACGGAGCCCCGGCCAAACAGTTGGCCCGCGAGACCGGGCTGGCCCTTCCCACGGCGTACCACCTGCTGCGCACCCTTGTGCACGAGGGCTATCTGCGCCGTGACAAAGGTCTGTTCTTCCTCGGCGCCGCAGCCGAGCGGCTGAGCAGCAGCGGGGCCCCGCAGAAACGTCGCAGCACGGTCGTCGACGCGCTCGCGCGGTGGCGTGACGCGGTCGGGGCTCCCGTGTACTACGCGGTGTACCGCGAGGGCGAGATCGACCTCGTGTGCGTCTCCGACACTCCCGGCAATCCCGCGGTGCAGGAATGGGCGGACTTCCGGGAGACCGGCCACGCGCACGCCATCGGGCAGTGCCTGCTGTCCCAGCTCGGCGAGGCCGCCCGCCGCGACCACCTCGACCGCTTCCCCGTGCAGCCTGTCACGCCGTACACCGTGCGCGACGGGCACGGTCTTCTCCGGCGCCTGGAGCGGACCCGGCGCATGGAACCGGTGATCGAACGGCAGGAATACGCCCTGGGCACGGTGTGCGCGGCCATCCCGATCACGGCAGGCACCACGGCCGCGACGGTCGCCGTCTCCCTGCCCGCGCATCAGGCCGACCGGCTGCTCCCCGCCGCGCAGCGGCTGCAGGCGGAAGTGGGTCGTCTGCTCGGGCCGTTGGGGCTCTCTATCACCATCTGA
- a CDS encoding VWA domain-containing protein, whose product MTVQSMSKGSNLPVDAPVVRVELAWTAGAGVPDIDASALLLTAAGRVRNDGDFVFYNQQRHASHAVTHRGKRNAVGAATDTVEVDLRLLEPAVERVALCASSDGGTFGQVPGLVLRLIDAGAETEIARFDMVAGTETAFIGGELYRRQGKWKFRAVGQGYASGLAGLATDFGITVDDAPPTAPAAVPPVVASPVTPAASAPGYPAPTPSVPTPPVPAAPPAAPRLTKGEEQLPVDMRKRLSLRKEQVAVSLRKHGAAEVTARVVLVLDASGSMAPQYSKGVVADVVERMAAVAAQLDDDGEMQAWTFASHPARLPDLRLGELPDWLRLHVRVGEMSLFRRGRKKCLDPRQVDMREVGIQNEEQKVIAEVRSFVGNSPAAAPTLVLFFSDGGVYRNAEIERELREAVEEPIFWQFVGLGRANYGVLERFDTLPGRRVDNVGFFAVDDIGTVPDPELYDRLLSEFPLWITAASRAGIL is encoded by the coding sequence ATGACAGTGCAATCAATGAGCAAGGGGTCCAATCTTCCCGTCGACGCCCCGGTGGTGCGTGTCGAGCTTGCCTGGACCGCCGGGGCCGGGGTGCCCGACATCGACGCGTCGGCTCTCCTGCTCACGGCGGCCGGACGGGTGCGGAACGACGGAGACTTCGTCTTCTACAACCAGCAGCGGCATGCTTCCCACGCCGTGACACATCGGGGAAAGCGGAACGCCGTCGGTGCAGCGACCGACACGGTCGAGGTCGACCTGCGCCTGCTGGAACCGGCCGTCGAGCGGGTCGCGCTGTGCGCGTCGTCCGACGGCGGGACCTTCGGCCAGGTCCCGGGGTTGGTGCTCAGGCTGATCGACGCCGGGGCGGAGACCGAAATCGCCCGGTTCGACATGGTGGCCGGCACGGAGACCGCGTTCATCGGCGGCGAGCTGTACCGGCGCCAGGGGAAGTGGAAGTTCCGCGCGGTGGGCCAGGGGTACGCCTCCGGGCTCGCGGGGCTGGCCACTGACTTCGGCATCACCGTGGACGACGCTCCCCCGACGGCCCCCGCCGCCGTGCCTCCGGTCGTCGCGTCCCCCGTCACGCCTGCCGCCTCCGCTCCGGGGTATCCCGCTCCGACGCCTTCGGTTCCGACGCCTCCGGTTCCGGCTGCTCCACCGGCCGCTCCGCGCCTCACCAAGGGAGAGGAGCAGTTGCCCGTGGACATGCGCAAGCGTCTGTCGCTGCGCAAGGAACAGGTGGCCGTCAGCCTGCGCAAGCACGGGGCCGCCGAGGTCACCGCGCGCGTCGTCCTCGTACTGGACGCCTCCGGCTCCATGGCACCCCAGTACTCCAAGGGAGTCGTGGCGGACGTCGTCGAGCGCATGGCCGCGGTCGCCGCGCAGTTGGACGACGACGGTGAGATGCAGGCCTGGACGTTCGCCTCGCATCCGGCACGGCTGCCGGACCTGCGGCTGGGCGAGCTGCCCGACTGGCTCCGGCTGCACGTGCGGGTGGGGGAGATGAGCCTGTTCCGGCGCGGGCGGAAGAAGTGTCTGGACCCGCGCCAGGTCGACATGAGGGAGGTCGGCATCCAGAACGAGGAACAGAAGGTCATCGCCGAGGTCCGCTCGTTCGTCGGGAACAGTCCCGCGGCGGCTCCGACGCTCGTGCTGTTCTTCTCCGACGGCGGGGTCTACCGGAACGCCGAGATCGAGCGGGAGCTCCGCGAAGCGGTGGAGGAACCCATCTTCTGGCAGTTCGTGGGGCTCGGACGGGCGAACTACGGCGTGCTGGAACGATTCGACACGCTGCCCGGACGCCGCGTCGACAACGTCGGGTTCTTCGCCGTCGACGACATCGGCACCGTGCCGGACCCGGAGTTGTACGACCGTCTGCTGTCCGAGTTCCCGCTGTGGATCACAGCTGCGAGCCGGGCGGGCATTCTATGA
- a CDS encoding SsgA family sporulation/cell division regulator, with translation MRESVQAEVMMSFLVSEELSFRIPVELRYDTCDPYAVRLTFHLPGDAPVTWAFGRELLIDGVGRPCGEGDVRVSPVEPDMLGEVLIRLQVGGDQALFRSSTAPLVAFLDRTDKLVPLGQEGALADFDAHLDDALDRILAEQSAG, from the coding sequence ATGCGCGAGTCCGTACAGGCAGAGGTCATGATGAGCTTTCTGGTGTCGGAGGAGTTGTCCTTCCGCATCCCGGTGGAGCTTCGCTATGACACCTGTGATCCCTACGCCGTGCGGCTGACCTTCCATCTTCCCGGTGACGCGCCTGTGACCTGGGCGTTCGGCCGAGAGCTGCTGATCGACGGCGTCGGCAGGCCGTGCGGTGAGGGGGACGTGCGGGTGTCACCGGTCGAACCCGACATGCTGGGAGAGGTGTTGATCCGGCTTCAGGTCGGTGGCGACCAGGCGCTGTTCCGTTCGTCGACGGCGCCGCTCGTGGCCTTCCTCGACCGCACCGACAAGCTGGTGCCGCTGGGCCAGGAGGGAGCGCTCGCCGACTTCGACGCCCACCTCGACGACGCGCTGGACCGCATCCTGGCGGAGCAGAGCGCCGGGTGA
- a CDS encoding cupin domain-containing protein, translated as MKAFRLDELEAERAANDGAYLQFLRERNMSVGLYALDAGGQDPQQPHNQDEVYFVVSGRAAITVGMETTQVARGSVVYVPAGVAHKFHHISEDLRVLVVFSPPES; from the coding sequence ATGAAGGCATTCCGGCTGGACGAACTGGAGGCCGAACGCGCCGCCAACGATGGTGCTTACCTTCAGTTCCTGCGGGAGCGGAACATGTCGGTCGGCCTGTACGCCCTGGACGCGGGCGGGCAGGATCCGCAGCAGCCGCACAACCAGGACGAGGTGTACTTCGTCGTCAGCGGCAGGGCGGCGATCACCGTCGGCATGGAGACCACGCAGGTGGCACGCGGCAGCGTGGTGTACGTGCCGGCGGGTGTCGCGCACAAGTTCCATCACATCAGTGAGGACCTGCGGGTCCTGGTGGTGTTCTCTCCCCCCGAGAGCTGA